The Priestia koreensis genomic interval AGAGGGAAATTTATCACCGCTTAACTTGATGCGTTTAGAAAAAGAATACGGCGGACGTATTGAAGATGTGGTTGTAGAGCGAATCTTCTTCTCTGAAGATAAGCGAACAGGTATCGGTACGTTTAGTCCATCTGATCCTAAGTCACAGGATATTGCGGATTTAACAGGAAGTATTGATTTCTCCACTATTGCTGAATATGGATCAGAATCTGATCCGCGTGCGTACCGTTTTGATGGAGAATTAAATAAAGCAAACCGAGGTCTGATGGAATTCCAAGAGATGCTAAAATGTGATGAAAAATTCTTATGGCATCTTCTATCTTTAACCCAGGAAGGGAATTTCAAGGCTGGAAGATTCGCCCTTATAAGTGCTGATGAACTTGTTATTGCGCATACGAACGAAACGGAGTATCGCTCGTTTATTTCCAATAAGAAAAACGAAGCATTACATTCCCGTATTATTGTTATGCCAGTTCCGTATAATTTAAAGGTAAAAGAAGAAGAGAAAATTTACGAAAAAATGATTCAGGAAAGCGATGTGTCTGGTGTTCATATTGCCCCTCATACGCTCAGAGTTGCTTCCATTTTTACGATTTTATCGAGATTAAAAGAGCCTAAAAAAGGTGATATCGACTTAATTAAGAAAATGAGATTGTACGATGGTGAAACGGTAGAGGGATATAACACGGCAGACCTTGAAGAGCTGCAAAAGGAATACAATGATGAAGGGATGAGCGGCATTGATCCACGTTATGTCATCAACCGTATCTCTTCAACTATTATTCGAAAAGGCGTTACATCAATTAATGCATTAGACGTACTTCGTTCCTTAAAAGAAGGATTGGATCAGCATGCATCGATTTCAAATGAAGACCGCGAGCGCTATTTAAACTATATCTCATTAGCACGTAAGGAATATGACGACATTGCGAAAAAAGAAGTTCAAAAAGCGTTTGTCTATTCATACGAAGAGTCTGCTAAAACGCTCATGGATAACTATCTTGATAACGTTGAAGCCTATTGCAACAAGAATAAGCTTCGTGATCCGTTAACAGGTGAAGAGATGAATCCAGATGAGAAACTAATGCGCTCAATTGAAGAGCAAATCGGTATTTCAGAAAATGCGAAAAAAGCGTTCCGTGAAGAAATCTTAATTCGTATCTCGGCGTATGCTCGTAAAGGAATGCGTTTTGATTATAATTCACATGAGCGTTTACGTGAAGCGATTCAGAAAAAGCTGTTTGCTGATTTAAAAGATGTGGTTAAAATTACGACATCTACTAAAACACCAGATGAACAGCAGCTGAAAAAGGTAAATGAAGTGGTGGCGCGCTTAATCGATGAGCACGGCTACAACTCAACATCAGCTAATGATCTACTTCGTTATGTAGGAAGCTTATTAAATCGTTAAGGATAAAAGTGAAACGGCATGCTCTCTAAAGCCGTTTCCTTTTTTTATCTTACTGTGCTGTTTTATTTCAAGAAAAAGGGGGAATTTTATAGGTAGAGGTGATAAGGATGGGAAAAGAGCAGGAAAAGGTAAACGGATCAATGGCCGAAAATTGGGAAGAACTGAAAAAGCTAGGGAAAGAAATGGAGAACTTGAAGACGAATCAAGAGCTTCAAGAAGAAGGCGTACAGCCGGATCCAGTTCAGCATAAAGAAAATGAATGATGTAATGGATGTAAAAAGTCGTTTTGTTTATTCTTGGTCGGAATAAGCATAACGACTTTTTGAATCTAAAGGGGAGCTTGTCCACATAAATAATTGTCAAAATTATTTGTCAATTATTTGGAGTTTGTGCATAGGATAGAGTAACCAACCTTTATTTTAAGAGAAATCGGAAAAATATCCTTGATAGTATATTCTGTCAGGTGTGAAAAGGTGCCTGTCCAATATAAGTTTAGTAACCAGCCCACAATTATAAGGAGGGGAAATAGTATGACTGGGGAAGATAATAATAGTTTTGCAATATCAAAGGAAGATTGGTCCCTCCATCGAAAAGGTCATGATGATCAAAAGCGCCATCAGGAAAAAATTCAGGAAGCCATCAAAAACAATTTGCCTGATTTAATAACGGAAGAAAGCATCGTAATGTCTAACGGAAAAGACGTCGTCAAAATTCCGATCAGATCTTTAGATGAGTATCGTATACGGTACAATTACGATAAAAATAAGCATGTAGGTCAAGGGGATGGCGACAGTAAAGTGGGAGATGTTGTCGCACGAGATGGTTCTTCAGGGCAGCCGGGTGCTGGAAAAGGGTCAGGAGCTGGTGATAAAGCTGGGGAAGATTATTATGAAGCAGAAGTTTCGCTAATGGAACTTGAAGAAGCGTTATTTTCACAGTTAGAGTTACCGAAGCTGAAAAGAAAAGAAAGTGACCAGAATATTGTGGAACATATTGAGTTTAATGATATTCGTCGAACGGGTTTGATGGGAAATATCGATAAGAAGCGTACCATGCTATCCGCTTATAAACGTAATGCCATGACAGGAAAAGCAAGTTTCTATCCAATTTACCCAGAAGATTTGAAATTCAAAACGTGGAATGAAGTCGTTAAGCCAGAGTCAAAAGCCGTTGTTCTTGCAATGATGGACACAAGCGGATCAATGGGGATTTGGGAAAAGTATATGGCGAGAAGCTTTTTCTTTTGGATGACAAGGTTTTTAAGAACAAAATACGAAACGGTTGAAATCGAATTTATTGCTCATCACACAGAGGCTAAGGTCGTTTCAGAAGAAGATTTCTTTTCAAAGGGAGAAAGTGGAGGAACGATCTGTTCATCCGCATATCGAAAAGCGCTTGAAATTATTGATAAAAAATATTCACCAGACCGCTATAATATCTATCCATTCCATTTTTCTGATGGAGACAATTTAACCTCTGATAATGCCCGCTGCGTCAAGCTTGTAAATGAATTGATGAAAGTATCCAATATGTTTGGATACGGTGAAGTTAATCAATACAACAGACACTCAACTCTTATGTCCGCCTATAAAAATATCCAAGATGATCGATTTAGCTATTATATTTTAAAGCAAAAATCAGACGTTTTTAATGCAATGAAGAGCTTCTTCAAGCAAGAAGAAGAGAACGCAAGGTTCGCCTAAAAGAAACAGGCACAGGAGACGCATCCTGTGCCTGTTTTAGTTGAAAAAATTGTTGTAGAAGAAGTAGTTGGCTGTTTTTACATAATAAGTAGCTTGTTATTATTGGCCACAATTTTAATTTCCAGTGATCGGGACATGATCAACTTCCTAAGAAGTGAACGGAAAAGAGTAACAAAACGGGTAGACCTTTTAAATTATAAAAATTACTTTGGTATTAAGTGTTTGTTATGGTAAAAAAGGGTATAAAATATTGCATTATTCCTTTAATTTTCACATCAACTAGTTCGATCTGTCTATTTCTTTCATAACTAGTAAGGAGCTAGTAGCTTCTTTAAAATGGTAATTAAGTTTGAATGTCAGGTAAAGAGAGGGAAAAAAATGAAGAACTATAAAATAATTTTGTATGCCTGCTTACTTGCATCTATTGTAATTGTCTTGGGTGCCTGTACAGTGCGTGAAGGTAGCATATCTGGAGGTAAGATAGGTTCTAACAGTGAAGAAATTGAAGGGAAATATAGTAAATTTACTGGAACTTATTATCGCGAGGTGGATTTTAAAAAGGGCACAAAACTAGAGATGATCTTCAAAACAGACACTAGAAAAGGAACTACAATTGGGCGCTTAGAAACCGAAAAAGGAAAAGTTTTAGCTGTTTTAGATGAGGAACATAAGCATGGACAATTGGAAATTCCTAAAACCGCTACTTATAGAGTCTACGTGTATGCCAAGGAACATGGTGGAAGCGTAAATCTAAAATGGAAAACAATAAAATAATGGATAAGAGGTGGTAGTGGTGTCAGCAGGAAAAATATATGAGGCAAGCTCTTTGATTGCAACTAGTCAATCAAGAGTGAAAAATTATGAATCATTAAAAAGTCAAATAAGCTCTTTAAAGTCAGCGATGCTCAAAGTCGTAAACTTAGGAGATAGCCTGCAAGGAAAAGGCGCTAACAACATCAAAAAGTTTTATAACGAACAATGCTCAATCGCTGACCAATGGATCAATTTAATTGAGGCACATATTAGTTTTTTTAATAGTATTTCTATCCAAATGGAAGGAAAGAACCTAGAGGGAAATACTGTTGTATACACAGATTTCTTAAATGAAAATGTAAAACTTGGTCTCGAAAACGCGAATCATATGATTGATCAGCAGCAAGATGATCTTCAGGCGATTTTTGATAAGATTTCCGACATTATGAGTTTAAGTGTTTTTTCAAAAGAATCGTTTCAAAGCGATATCGAACATGCAGAAAAGAAACGAACAGATACAATTAGCAGCGTGGATGAATTGGATTCTCTTCTGTTAAATGACTATAACAAACTACAGACTTTTTCTACAGCGCTAAGCAATAGCATTCACGCATTACAAGAAGCGACTGATAATAATGGGCAGGCTTCGCCTATGTATTATGATGCAAAAAAGTATCATAGCAACAAAGCATATAAAGTCCAAAAAGAGACTAAACAAAAAACGATGAATTATATTGAGAAAAAGAGCGAAGAAACAAAAGCTTATGAGATAAAAAAACAGCAAGAACAGATGCGAGCTCAGGTTGCATACCAGGATTATAGCCCTTACGTAGCTCCTCAGATCCCTGGTAAGAACAATGCTGCTATTCATAATGCTGCTTCTACTTCCCAGCCCCTAGGACCGCTTACAAATGCTCTAAAAGAACACAGTAAAGATACATTTGTAATAGAGAACACGGAGGGACCCCTTTATGCAAATGCTGTAGGATTCGAAGTGAAGGCAGGAACATTAGCAGGGGGATCAGCAGGTTTTACCACCGTAAAGTCAGGGTTTGAGACAAGTCAAGAAATCCTACCTGGTGAAGAACTTAAGGAAGAAGCATCTATTTCAATGGCGTCAGCAGAAGTATCGGCTAAAGCGAATATGGATGAAATTGAAATAGGAGCAGAAGCTACTTTAGTGAAGTATGACGGAGGAATTACTATACCCTTGCCTTTTACTGATGACGGATTATTTGTAGGTGGTTCTGCAGCCCTTGGTCAAGCTGGAGGATCAGTAAAAGCCGGGAAATCTGGATTTAAAATTCATTTGCCAGTTGGTCCAGGTGTTGGGTTGGTTGGTGTTGGATTGGAGATTGGGTTCAAATAGGGAGGGGAATAGTTATGGAGAGAATGCTTTTTTGGAAGAGAATGCTAATCATTGTTTTTATAGTTGGATATGTTTTAGTAGTATTTTTTAACTTGGTTTCTTCGGATAGCGTCGGTGAAAAAGCTACTCGAATTATTATTTTTACGATTGTCATGCCCCTTATGTTTTTGATTCTTTACAAGGTTGGCTCAGCAGTTATTAAGCGTACATAGGAAGGTGAGAGTAGATGGAGGATTTAGCGTATCCGTTACCGATTGGTTCAATTGTTAAGTATAAGGATTGGGAACAACTCTTAATGATCTATGGACGTCACCAAAAAAAAGGTGACACGGGGGTTATTTGGGATTACGTTGCTTGTTATTACCCTATTGGTAATATTTCGGATCAGTACAACTTATTTTTTAACCAAGAGGGTATTTTCGAGGTAGTTTTCCGTGGATATGAAAATGCTCAGGAAAAAGAATTACAGGCTGTGCTTGTTGAGCAAAAAGAGTAAAAATGATTTTAAAGCAATTCATTAAAAGAGCAAGCACATATTATGTGCTTGCTCTTTTTGTATTATAAAGCGACGTTTTTTGATTTGCGAAGCTTTTGAATATCTTTCTTTAATAAAATGTAAAGCGAAGGAATGATGAAAACTGCTAGAGCGATCATTTCAAGTGCTTCACCGCCACCTTCAAATAGCTTTACTAAGCCTTCTGCAAACAGTTCTCCTCCAAGTAAAATAAGCAGGATACCAAGGCCTTTAAAGATCCAGTTTAGGCGCAATTTTACCGTTGCTTTAACGAATAAATAAGCAACACCGAGTGCTAACACAATGCCAATTATACTTCCAGTCGCAATGGATGGGGCATGATTAGAAATTTGAGTAAGGTTGAAAATAACTAATTCCATTCCTTCACGGAAGACGGAAAGAAAGGATAAAATCAATAATCCTACACCGCTAGCCGTATTGTTAACAGATGATTTAATTGATGCAGATACGTCACTATTACGATGTAACCATAAAATAAAGTAAGCAATTAAGCCAGATGCAACGAGCATCATAATACCTTCAAATAATTCTTCCGATCCTTCTTCTAATTCCTTCGCTTCATTAAATGAAACGGTACCTACTACAATACTTACGATTAATCCAAGTGTTGCTCCTATGTATACGAAGCGGGAAAGTGATTTTTTATTCACTTTCGCTAATTGTGTCAAAATAATGCCGATTACTAGAAAGGCTTCTAAGCCTTCTCGAAACGCCAACAATAAGCTAGATGTCATACCGATACACTTCTTTAAGTGATAACGATTATCAATATCATATAGCTTGATTGTAAAAGGGAAAGCGATTTCTGTCAATCCTATTTTGAAAATTAATTGATTAAGCCGGTTCGAAGTAAATTTACGCTAACTGATGGTCTGATCTCAGCACGATTTTGTAGAATTTGTTCAAGCTGATTCGAAATATCTTTAAGCGTGCTTTCTGTTAGAGTACGTTTAAAGGTAAAATCCTGCAGTTCGATGTCAATTTTGATGTGTGCGTGAACGAAATCTAGCGTTTGAAATTTCTCTTGAATTTTCACGTTGGAATGAATGCTTACAACGTTGTAGAAAAGGTTGATTTTGTGACCAAATAAGTTCATCGTGTCGCTTAGTTCCATGTATTTATTTTTTTGATCACGCAGGATTAAGAGCATTTTGATTGATTTGAGTTTAAGGTGATACCTGAAAATAAGTCATGATGAAAGAGAACTGTGCCTATAATATTTCCCGTCTGTTGTTTTTCATTTAAAGCAAGGTAAGGAAGGACAAGGCCTTTACCAGGATCAAAAATAAATGTGCAAATTGACTGAATTGTTTCACGAGGAACAAGAGAGTGCATTTCGTCTGTTCATGACAACTATCACGTGATGACAGGGGCATATATTTTTCGATTCGGGCAGTTGTTCTATACCTTTTTGACTACTAAAGAATATAGATAACATAAGAGAATCTATTAAAACAATTAGCAGAGCAAACCCATATTATTTCATGTAAATAACCATGAAGGATACTAGAAAAGGCTATAAAATGATAGAAGAAGGAAGGTTGTATCATGAGTACGGAAATGATTCTCGCAATTAGTGTTTTTTTGATTACAACTCTCATTATTTTTTGGAGGCCGGGAAATTTAAATGAAGCTTGGCCGGCGACTGGTGGAGCAGCCGTAATCATTCTTTTGGGGATGGTTTCGGGGAGTGATATTGCAGATATTATTGATAAAATTGGCGGTGCAACCATTACGATTATTGCTACGATTGTAATGGCGGTTATTTTAGAATCATTCGGATTCTTTCACTGGTCTGCTGCAAGACTTGTTCAGTTATCAAAGGGATCTGGATATCGCCTATATTGGTATATTCAGTTATTCTGCTTTTCAATGACTTTGCTGTTTAATAATGATGGCAGTATCTTAATTACGACGCCTATTTTAATCTTAATTCTTAAAAATCTTCGTCTTAAACCACACCAACAAATTCCTTATCTGTTAAGTGGAGCGTTAATCGCTACAGCTTCTAGTGCACCTATTGGCGTTAGCAATGTAGTGAATTTAATTGCCCTTAAAATTGTGCATATGTCCCTGTATATGCATACGGCGATGATGTTTGTACCTGCATCGTTAGGACTAGCTTTTATGTCGCTACTAATGTTTCTCATTCTAAAAAAGAAGCTACCTAAAAAGCTCCCAATGTTATCATCGAACATGGAAGAAGTGTTTTTCGTAAAGCATTTTCACCCATTAAAAGGTGAAATTTCAGTAGAAACAAAGAGTCAACGAACAAAATTTATGTTAAAGATCTTGTTGTTTGTATTTTTAATGCGCTGTTTACTCTTTGTCGCCTCTTATTTCTCCATTCCTATTCAAATTGTAGCAATCGTTGGATCATTAGTGTTGTTAGGATGGCGTTGGTACTATTTCCGAACGAATCCAGTCGATATTCTGAAAAAGACGCCGTGGCAGATTTTCGTTTTTGCTTTTTCCATGTACATTATTATTTACGGATTAAATAATGCGGGGCTATCGGAGTTTTTAGTAAAGATTTGTGAGCCGATCGTGAATGAAGGACTATTTTTCGCAAGCTTCGTTATGGGGGGGCTCGTTACCGTTTTATCCAATCTATTTAATAATCATCCGGCTTTAATGATAGGAACGATCACCCTTACAGACATGAATTTAGATCCAATCACCTTAAAAACGATTTACCTTGCTAACATTATCGGCAGTGATATTGGATCATTACTTTTACCAATCGGAACACTAGCATCGCTTATGTGGATGCATATTTTACGCGAAAACAAAGTGAAGGTAAAATGGCGAGATTATTTAAACGTTTCGTTTATTGTCATTCCTCCTACATTAATTGTGACATTGTTTTTATTGTATTATTGGGTGCAAACCGTTTTTTATTAAACTTTGATAAAAACGGGTAAAGCAATGGAAGGATGTTCACAAGAATAGATGTGAAAAAAGTTGAGAAAATAAAGGGGATAAAACCTCTTGAAATTTCTTGGCTTTTTTACCATAATGAATATATGAGCATATATTCATATAAGGAGGGGAAAGAATATGGCACATTCGCACGGACACGGTCATAGTCATGGCCATCACCACGGATCCAACAATAAAAAAGCGCTAGGATTTTCATTTATCCTCATCGCTGCCTACATGATTATTGAAGTAATCGGGGGAGTTTGGACGAACAGCTTAGCGCTCTTATCAGATGCTGGGCATATGCTTAGTGACGCGGTTGCCCTAGGACTAAGCTACATGGCCATCAAATTTGGTGAAAAAAAAGCAACAAACAGCAAGACATATGGATACAAACGATTTGAAATTTTAGCGGCGTTTTTAAACGGAATTGCCTTAATCGTAATCGCTATTTTTATTTTTATTGAATCTTATCATCGGTTTACAAATCCGCCCGATGTCATAAGTTCAGGTATGTTAACCATTTCGATTATTGGACTCCTCATTAATATTGCTACTGCGTATATTTTAATGAGAGGGGATAAAGACGAAAATCTGAATGTTAAAAGTGCTTTTTTACACGTGATCGGAGATATGCTAGGATCGATCGGAGCTATTGTAGCGGCACTTCTGATCATGTTCTTTAACTGGGGGATTGCTGATGCTCTTGCTAGTGTCATCGTGGCGATTTTAATCCTTGTAAGCGGCTTTCGAGTAACGAAAGAATCTGTTCATATTCTAATGGAGGGTGCACCTCCAGGACTAGATGTAGATGACATTAAAAAGACGCTATTAGCGCTTCCTGCTGTTTCAGATGTACATGATCTTCATGTCTGGTCGATCACGTCTGATTTTCCAGCTTTGAGCTGTCACGTTGTAGTAAGGGATCAAACTGAACAGGCGAGTATTCTAAAAATGGTGAATAACGTCCTGCACGATGAGTACGGGCTCCATCATACGACCATTCAGGTAGATTGCTCGGATTCATTTTGCAACAAGGAAGATCGCTGTAACTAAAAAAGAGGCGATTATTGCGTTTGGACAATAATCGTCTCTTTTTAGTGGTGAAGAGCGTGCTCAATTGACTGCTTTAATAAATTAATAACGTGCTGATCATCATGTGAATAATAGAGGGTCGTTCCTTCGCGACGAAACTTTACTAATCTCAAATTCTTTAAGAAGCGCAGTTGATGAGAAACCGTTGATTGCAGCAAAGAGAGCTTTTCCGAAATTTCGTTCACTGAGTGTTCACCTTCAAATAAAAGGTGAAGAATGCGCAAACGGGTAGGGTCCGATAAGGCTTTGAACGTTTGGGAAACCATAAAAAGTGTTTCTTCATCAAGGCTAAACGCAGATTCTACTTTTTGTTCATCTTTCTCCATCTAGATCACCTCTTTCT includes:
- a CDS encoding ArsR/SmtB family transcription factor; the protein is MEKDEQKVESAFSLDEETLFMVSQTFKALSDPTRLRILHLLFEGEHSVNEISEKLSLLQSTVSHQLRFLKNLRLVKFRREGTTLYYSHDDQHVINLLKQSIEHALHH
- a CDS encoding LXG domain-containing protein, encoding MSAGKIYEASSLIATSQSRVKNYESLKSQISSLKSAMLKVVNLGDSLQGKGANNIKKFYNEQCSIADQWINLIEAHISFFNSISIQMEGKNLEGNTVVYTDFLNENVKLGLENANHMIDQQQDDLQAIFDKISDIMSLSVFSKESFQSDIEHAEKKRTDTISSVDELDSLLLNDYNKLQTFSTALSNSIHALQEATDNNGQASPMYYDAKKYHSNKAYKVQKETKQKTMNYIEKKSEETKAYEIKKQQEQMRAQVAYQDYSPYVAPQIPGKNNAAIHNAASTSQPLGPLTNALKEHSKDTFVIENTEGPLYANAVGFEVKAGTLAGGSAGFTTVKSGFETSQEILPGEELKEEASISMASAEVSAKANMDEIEIGAEATLVKYDGGITIPLPFTDDGLFVGGSAALGQAGGSVKAGKSGFKIHLPVGPGVGLVGVGLEIGFK
- the yhbH gene encoding sporulation protein YhbH, coding for MTGEDNNSFAISKEDWSLHRKGHDDQKRHQEKIQEAIKNNLPDLITEESIVMSNGKDVVKIPIRSLDEYRIRYNYDKNKHVGQGDGDSKVGDVVARDGSSGQPGAGKGSGAGDKAGEDYYEAEVSLMELEEALFSQLELPKLKRKESDQNIVEHIEFNDIRRTGLMGNIDKKRTMLSAYKRNAMTGKASFYPIYPEDLKFKTWNEVVKPESKAVVLAMMDTSGSMGIWEKYMARSFFFWMTRFLRTKYETVEIEFIAHHTEAKVVSEEDFFSKGESGGTICSSAYRKALEIIDKKYSPDRYNIYPFHFSDGDNLTSDNARCVKLVNELMKVSNMFGYGEVNQYNRHSTLMSAYKNIQDDRFSYYILKQKSDVFNAMKSFFKQEEENARFA
- a CDS encoding DUF4176 domain-containing protein is translated as MEDLAYPLPIGSIVKYKDWEQLLMIYGRHQKKGDTGVIWDYVACYYPIGNISDQYNLFFNQEGIFEVVFRGYENAQEKELQAVLVEQKE
- a CDS encoding arsenic transporter — its product is MSTEMILAISVFLITTLIIFWRPGNLNEAWPATGGAAVIILLGMVSGSDIADIIDKIGGATITIIATIVMAVILESFGFFHWSAARLVQLSKGSGYRLYWYIQLFCFSMTLLFNNDGSILITTPILILILKNLRLKPHQQIPYLLSGALIATASSAPIGVSNVVNLIALKIVHMSLYMHTAMMFVPASLGLAFMSLLMFLILKKKLPKKLPMLSSNMEEVFFVKHFHPLKGEISVETKSQRTKFMLKILLFVFLMRCLLFVASYFSIPIQIVAIVGSLVLLGWRWYYFRTNPVDILKKTPWQIFVFAFSMYIIIYGLNNAGLSEFLVKICEPIVNEGLFFASFVMGGLVTVLSNLFNNHPALMIGTITLTDMNLDPITLKTIYLANIIGSDIGSLLLPIGTLASLMWMHILRENKVKVKWRDYLNVSFIVIPPTLIVTLFLLYYWVQTVFY
- a CDS encoding FTR1 family iron permease encodes the protein MTSSLLLAFREGLEAFLVIGIILTQLAKVNKKSLSRFVYIGATLGLIVSIVVGTVSFNEAKELEEGSEELFEGIMMLVASGLIAYFILWLHRNSDVSASIKSSVNNTASGVGLLILSFLSVFREGMELVIFNLTQISNHAPSIATGSIIGIVLALGVAYLFVKATVKLRLNWIFKGLGILLILLGGELFAEGLVKLFEGGGEALEMIALAVFIIPSLYILLKKDIQKLRKSKNVAL
- a CDS encoding PrkA family serine protein kinase, which codes for MDILKKIERYREEEHRLKWEGTFAEYLEIVREQPWVAQSAHSRIYNMINDAGIEEVDGKKKYNFFSGQMFGLESSLERLVEEYFHPSAKRLDVRKRILLLMGPVSGGKSTLVTMLKRGLEAYSLTDRGAVFAIKGCPMHEDPLHLIPQHLRRDFHEEYGVRVEGNLSPLNLMRLEKEYGGRIEDVVVERIFFSEDKRTGIGTFSPSDPKSQDIADLTGSIDFSTIAEYGSESDPRAYRFDGELNKANRGLMEFQEMLKCDEKFLWHLLSLTQEGNFKAGRFALISADELVIAHTNETEYRSFISNKKNEALHSRIIVMPVPYNLKVKEEEKIYEKMIQESDVSGVHIAPHTLRVASIFTILSRLKEPKKGDIDLIKKMRLYDGETVEGYNTADLEELQKEYNDEGMSGIDPRYVINRISSTIIRKGVTSINALDVLRSLKEGLDQHASISNEDRERYLNYISLARKEYDDIAKKEVQKAFVYSYEESAKTLMDNYLDNVEAYCNKNKLRDPLTGEEMNPDEKLMRSIEEQIGISENAKKAFREEILIRISAYARKGMRFDYNSHERLREAIQKKLFADLKDVVKITTSTKTPDEQQLKKVNEVVARLIDEHGYNSTSANDLLRYVGSLLNR
- a CDS encoding cation diffusion facilitator family transporter, with product MAHSHGHGHSHGHHHGSNNKKALGFSFILIAAYMIIEVIGGVWTNSLALLSDAGHMLSDAVALGLSYMAIKFGEKKATNSKTYGYKRFEILAAFLNGIALIVIAIFIFIESYHRFTNPPDVISSGMLTISIIGLLINIATAYILMRGDKDENLNVKSAFLHVIGDMLGSIGAIVAALLIMFFNWGIADALASVIVAILILVSGFRVTKESVHILMEGAPPGLDVDDIKKTLLALPAVSDVHDLHVWSITSDFPALSCHVVVRDQTEQASILKMVNNVLHDEYGLHHTTIQVDCSDSFCNKEDRCN